From the genome of Thermosynechococcus sp. NK55a:
ACTGATTAGCAATGGTAGAAGGAGAAACAAGGCGCCATATTGATGTATTACCCTCACTTTTATATTCCTCTTGGCAGAAGAAAGGGGACGTTTTAGAAGCCGCGGATTAATTAACCTGAAGCCGCTGACAATCAAGACAACCACGGCCCAGCTGAGCAAGAGCATATAAACGCAACTAAACCATTCCCCCAGACAGCTACCCGTATGGATTGCCATCATCGCTCTACCAAAGTCCTTTGATAGATTGAACCAACTACGGCCTAGACGATAGGCCAGCCCCGTACAAGCGGTTAGCCCTAAGGGTAAAAACAGAGCGATCGCTAGTTGACGATGTAGGTGACGGATGTTCATCTTCATCAAAAGAACGCAGCAAATTAAATTTCAGCCCATTTCCGCAGCAAGTTAGAGTACACCTTGCACAGGAGATCAAACTCTACGGTCTTTCCCTGCTTTTCAAAAATGCTGTGGCGAACCGTATCTAACTCAAAGAGCAGTTCCCGCTCTAGGGGATCACGAATCAAACTTTGCACCCAGGCAACTGCCACCAGGCGCACCCCCTTACTTACTGCCTCCACGCGATGGAGAAAGATAGAAGGATAAACAATCATTGATCCCGCAGGTAGCTTAAAATACTGCTCTCCTAGGCTGGTATCGAGAACCAATGCCCCTCCTTCGTAGGTCAAAGGATCATTTAGAAAAATCGTTAGGGAAAGATCAGAGCGCCTCAATTGATCACCACTTCCCATCAGGGCATTGTCCATATGGGTACCATAGGCCATGCCTGCCTCGTAGCGGCTAAACAGAAGGGAACCAATCATCTTGGGCTGGACATAGGTTTGAAAGAGCCGATTTCTCCCTAGGGCAGAGCGCACTATTTCCGAGGCAACTTGGTACTCCTGCCCCTCCTGCACCAGTTGTTGATTGTCTTTAACCGTTTTGGCATAAATCCCGGCAGTCCATTTGCCGTCCTCAAACACCCCGGCTTGTAGGAGTGTATTTAGCCGGCTCAATTCCTGAGTGCTGAGTAATTGATCAATTTGCAGTAGCATAGGGTACTTTTCTTGATGGGTATCCACAGGATAGTCATAGGAATCTTTCTGCTCTGCGGGGCAGAGCAACTAGCCTGCCCCATTGTGGCTGCACTACAACTCAAGTGCTCGGAAGAGAGCTTGACTCACAAAAACAAGACAACTTATGACTGCCAAAATCGATAACGACCGCGTTCGCCATATTCACCCCGTTCACCCCGTTCACCCCGTTCACCATATTCACCCCGTTCGCCCCGTTCACCGCGTCCGGCCATCAGGTAAATGCTAAAGCCTCCGGTTGGTTTGCCGCTGACAGCAGTGGCAGAGGCGCCGGGAACAGAGGGAACCCGATAGGATGTTCCTCCCTCTTCACCGCCAGCATTAGGAGTTTGGCAACTAGCTAGGGTCGTTGCTAGCCCTAGGGAAAGAAACAGGCGGACAGCTTGTGAAGAATTCATTGCAGACTACTCCTTAGAATGTTCAATGCTGCGTTTCTTCCCAACCCTAGCAAGAGAAAGTAAAAATCTTGGAAAGGATGCTTATGCCGCAGGCAGCTTGATGACAAATGTTGTTCCCTGATGTTGCTGACTGTAGACACTGACGGTCCCACCATAGTGATCAACGAGTGTCTTAACCACCGTCAAACCTAATCCTGAGCCTTGGGCGTAATGTAGCCTTGCTTCCTCGGAGCGCCAGAATCGGTCAAAAATGTGGGGTAGATCTTGAGGAGCAATTCCAATGCCGGTATCCTGAATTTCAACAATGGCAAAAGCCCCTTGGTTTCTAAGGCAAACAGTGATCGCCCCACGATCGGAAGTGTACTGAAGCGCATTATCTAAAAGATTGCTAAAAATTTCATAAATTTGTTGAGGATGTCCACGGACATAGGTATTAGTCTCGCATTGATAAGTCAGATGAATCCCTCTTCTTTCGGCG
Proteins encoded in this window:
- a CDS encoding PepSY domain-containing protein; this translates as MNIRHLHRQLAIALFLPLGLTACTGLAYRLGRSWFNLSKDFGRAMMAIHTGSCLGEWFSCVYMLLLSWAVVVLIVSGFRLINPRLLKRPLSSAKRNIKVRVIHQYGALFLLLPLLISAITGVMYHLSRYWLGLPKERVAILLQVHEGAYLGAGLKPLYVLLLGMALLLMFFTGWRMLRQRPA
- a CDS encoding Fe2+-dependent dioxygenase, with product MLLQIDQLLSTQELSRLNTLLQAGVFEDGKWTAGIYAKTVKDNQQLVQEGQEYQVASEIVRSALGRNRLFQTYVQPKMIGSLLFSRYEAGMAYGTHMDNALMGSGDQLRRSDLSLTIFLNDPLTYEGGALVLDTSLGEQYFKLPAGSMIVYPSIFLHRVEAVSKGVRLVAVAWVQSLIRDPLERELLFELDTVRHSIFEKQGKTVEFDLLCKVYSNLLRKWAEI